The DNA window TGGGAATCAGGAAGAACAGCGCGGCCACGACGAGCAGCAGGTACGTGACGGCGCGGCCCAGGCCACCCGCCCGGCGTGCCTGGGTGGCAGAGACGGTGGGCTGGGGAACAGCGGTCATGAGGGCCTCCGGCGCGGCAGGTGGCGCGTGGCTTGTGGCTTGTGGGAAAAGATGGGCGAAGCCTTATCCGTGTGCCCCGTGTGGTTGATCGGGACAGCCCGGAGCGGACGGGGGAACTGCGACAGCTCGGCACGAGAGGGGGCCACGAAGCAAGCCCTCGCTGGAAGCAAGTCGCCCTGGCTGTTCCCATCAACCATCACCCATCCACCATCGACAACCTCCCCCCTCACGCGTGGCCCTCCTCACCCTTGAACTGATTCGCCAGATACGGCACGATCACGAAGGCCACCAGAATCAGCAGAATGGTGCCGATGGCTGCGCCCAGCGCGAACTGGTTCTGGCGGAAGCTGGTCAGGTACATGTTCAGCGCCGGAACGCTGGCGGCGACGTTGTCGGGGCCGGCCATCGCGTACACCAGATCGAAGATCTTCAGGCTGATGTGTCCCAGGATGATCATGGCGCTGAGGGTGATGGGCGACAGCAGCGGGAAGATCACGAAGCGGTACATCTGGGCGTCCCGTGCCCCGTCCACCTTGGCGGCCTCGCGCAGTTCCTCGGGGATGCCGCGCAGCCCGGCCAGATACAGCGCCATGGTGTAGCCGCTCATCTGCCACACGGCGGCGATGATGATGCCGATCATGGCAAAGTTGAAGCCGTGCAACTCTGGCGCGGCCAGCAGCTTCACGTTCGGCCCGACAAAGATGGCCCAGCCGATCAGCAGCGCGGCGCAGGCGGCGGCCACCAGGGTGCGGGTGCGCTGGCCCTCGCGGGCGGCGCGCACGGCCACCACGATCAGCACCGCGCCCACCACGGCGGCGGTGATGAGCGGCAGGTTGTTCCAGTCGAATTTGAGGGCCGAGTCGTTGCTGCTCAGCCACCCGAAGGTGGAGGGCTGCCCCCCCAGCAGGGTGGGAGCCTGATTCACCCCGCCCTGCGGTTGCAGCATCCAGCGCCAGATGGTGCCAGTCACGATGAACGACAGGCTCATGGGAAACAGGAAGATGGTGCGCCACAGGCCCTCGCCCCGGGGGTTGCGATCCAGGATCAGCGCCAGCCCCAGGCCCACGCCCAGGCAGCCCAGGATGAAAAACAGGGTGAAGAACAGCGTGTTCACCAGTTCCTGCCGGAAGCGGCCCTGCAGGAAGCCCGTAAACAGTTCGGAGTAGTTCTGCAGGCCCACCCAGCGGATGATGGGATTGAGCGCCAGCGCCTGCGCCGGATCGTTGCCCCAGTCGGTCAGGCTGACGTACACGGTACGCCCGATAAAGTAATACACGAAAATGCCGATCAGCAGAATGCTGGGCGTCAGCACGGCGATGGCCCACAGGCGGTCTTTGCTCAGGCGTTTCATAGGGCCTCCTTCGTCGGGACAGCGGGAAGCGGTGCGCGGGACGCGGTCTCTCTCACCGCGTCCCGCGCACCGCCAACTACGTCCTCAGTCGTTACTTGCCGAAGCCCGAGCGGACGGCCAGCGCCTGCGCGGCGGCGGCGGCCCCGGCGCTGTTCTTGGTGGCGACGAACTGATCGATCACGGCCCCGAAGGCGCTGGTGAAGCTCTCGGGCGCGACGGCGCCGTGGGCCATGCTGCCGACGATCTTGCTGTTCTTCCAGTCGGTGGCGGCGCTGCGCGAGTAGGTGTTGTACTTGCTCAGGTCGCTGTCGGTGCGCGCGGCGATGCTGCCCTTGAGGGGGTTGAAGGTGTCCTGGCCTTCACGGCTGCCCAGCAGCTTGAGCCAGTTGATGGCCTCGGCGCGGTCCTTGGCGCCCTTGGGCAGCCCGAAGGAATCGGCCAGCATCACGAAGGTCTTGGACGTGCCGGGGGCGGTGGCCCAGCCGAAGCCCTTGCCGGGTTCCAGCTTCTTGGTGGTGGTGAAGTACCCGGCGGCCCAGTCGCCCATGATGTTGAAGGCACTCTGGCCGCTGACGATGCGGTCACTGGCCTGCTGCCAGCTCAGACCCGAGGCGTCCTTGTTGGCGCAGTCCATGACCTTGCCGAAGGTGGTAAACGCGCCCACAACCTTGGGATCGGTGAATTTGGTCTTGCCGGCCCACAGGTTTTCCCAGCCCTGCGCGCCCAGCGTGCCGATCATCACGTTCTCCCACAGGTGCTGCTGCGTCCAGTTCTCGCCCACCACCAGCGGCGCGGCCACGCCCTTCTTCTTCAGGGTGGCGCAGGTGCTGATGAATTCGGGCCACGTTTTGGGCACGGTGACGCCCCAGGCCTTGAGCTTGGCGGGATTGTACCACATCACGTTGCTGCGGTGGACGTTGACCGGCACGCTCCAGATGCCGCCCTTGGAGCTGATCAGCTTGATGACGTCGGCGGGGAACACCTTGCTCCAGCCCTCGGATTTAAACAGGCTGCTCAGGTCTTCCATGCGCCCGGCCACCACCCAGGTGCCGATCAGTTCCTGCCCGGCGTGAACCTGGAAGGAGTCGGGCGGGGTGCCGCCCAGCATGCGGGTTTTGAGCACCGCCCGCGCGTTGGTGCCCGCGCCGCCCGTGACGGTGGCGTTGTCCACAGCCACATTGGGGTACTTCTGCTTGTACAGCTTGATCAGGGCTTCCAGGGCCGGGCCCTCATCGCCGGCCCACCATGAGAAGATTTCCAGCTTTCCGGCGGCCAGGGCGCTGGTGGTGGTGGCCAGGGCGGCGGCGATCAGCAGGGCTTTTTTAATAGGGGTCTTGATCATGGGTTCCTCCGG is part of the Deinococcus radiopugnans ATCC 19172 genome and encodes:
- a CDS encoding ABC transporter substrate-binding protein, giving the protein MIKTPIKKALLIAAALATTTSALAAGKLEIFSWWAGDEGPALEALIKLYKQKYPNVAVDNATVTGGAGTNARAVLKTRMLGGTPPDSFQVHAGQELIGTWVVAGRMEDLSSLFKSEGWSKVFPADVIKLISSKGGIWSVPVNVHRSNVMWYNPAKLKAWGVTVPKTWPEFISTCATLKKKGVAAPLVVGENWTQQHLWENVMIGTLGAQGWENLWAGKTKFTDPKVVGAFTTFGKVMDCANKDASGLSWQQASDRIVSGQSAFNIMGDWAAGYFTTTKKLEPGKGFGWATAPGTSKTFVMLADSFGLPKGAKDRAEAINWLKLLGSREGQDTFNPLKGSIAARTDSDLSKYNTYSRSAATDWKNSKIVGSMAHGAVAPESFTSAFGAVIDQFVATKNSAGAAAAAQALAVRSGFGK
- a CDS encoding carbohydrate ABC transporter permease, with amino-acid sequence MKRLSKDRLWAIAVLTPSILLIGIFVYYFIGRTVYVSLTDWGNDPAQALALNPIIRWVGLQNYSELFTGFLQGRFRQELVNTLFFTLFFILGCLGVGLGLALILDRNPRGEGLWRTIFLFPMSLSFIVTGTIWRWMLQPQGGVNQAPTLLGGQPSTFGWLSSNDSALKFDWNNLPLITAAVVGAVLIVVAVRAAREGQRTRTLVAAACAALLIGWAIFVGPNVKLLAAPELHGFNFAMIGIIIAAVWQMSGYTMALYLAGLRGIPEELREAAKVDGARDAQMYRFVIFPLLSPITLSAMIILGHISLKIFDLVYAMAGPDNVAASVPALNMYLTSFRQNQFALGAAIGTILLILVAFVIVPYLANQFKGEEGHA